The following proteins are encoded in a genomic region of Cricetulus griseus strain 17A/GY chromosome 7, alternate assembly CriGri-PICRH-1.0, whole genome shotgun sequence:
- the LOC113836905 gene encoding reprimo-like protein — MNASFLNHSGLEEAGGDARAALGNRSHGLGTWLDCCPGGAPLTASDGVPAGLEPDERSLWVSRVAQIAVLCVLSLTVVFGVFFLGCNLLIKSESMINFLMQERRPSKDVGAAILGLY; from the coding sequence ATGAACGCGAGCTTCCTGAACCACAGCGGCTTGGAAGAGGCGGGTGGTGACGCCCGGGCCGCCCTGGGAAACCGCAGCCACGGGCTGGGCACGTGGCTAGACTGCTGCCCCGGGGGCGCACCGCTGACCGCCAGCGACGGGGTCCCGGCGGGGCTGGAGCCGGACGAACGCAGCCTGTGGGTGTCACGCGTGGCGCAGATCGCCGTACTCTGTGTGCTATCGCTCACCGTGGTCTTCGGTGTTTTCTTCCTGGGCTGCAACCTGCTCATCAAGTCCGAGAGCATGATCAACTTTCTGATGCAGGAGCGCAGGCCCTCCAAGGACGTGGGCGCCGCCATCCTGGGACTGTACTGA